The [Flavobacterium] thermophilum genome has a segment encoding these proteins:
- the dctA gene encoding Aerobic C4-dicarboxylate transport protein, producing MRSKFKNLTVQVIIGIILGIIVGFLFPEFGTKLKVLADGFIKLIKMVIAPIIFFTVVIGIGNMGDLKKVGRIGGKALIYFEIVTTFALAIGIVVVNLVKPGVGFNTDAVKGGDISQYTKQAEETSHGFVDFVLSIIPDNVVAAMASGELLPVLFFAVLFGLAAAGLGEKAKPVLSLFERIAEIFFGVVNMVMKVSPIAAFGAMAYTIGTFGLGSLVSLGKLMGSVYITMALFIFVVLGGIAKFYGFNIVKFLAYIKEELLLVLGTSSSESALPRLMERLEKYGCSKSVVGLVVPTGYSFNLDGTSIYLAMAAIFIAQAYGIDLTIWQELTLLGVLMLTSKGAAGVTGSGFITLAATLAAFPMIPVEGIALLLGVDRFMSEARAITNLIGNAVATVVVSKMENEFHPNEAEVERASMSVAK from the coding sequence ATGCGGAGCAAATTTAAAAATTTAACTGTGCAAGTCATTATCGGTATTATTTTAGGGATTATCGTCGGATTTTTATTCCCGGAATTCGGCACGAAGCTGAAAGTATTGGCCGATGGGTTTATTAAGCTGATTAAAATGGTGATTGCGCCGATCATTTTCTTCACGGTCGTCATCGGGATCGGCAATATGGGCGACTTGAAAAAAGTCGGCCGCATCGGCGGCAAGGCGCTCATTTATTTTGAAATTGTCACCACGTTTGCGTTGGCGATCGGGATTGTCGTCGTCAACCTAGTCAAACCAGGGGTCGGGTTTAACACCGATGCCGTAAAAGGCGGCGACATTTCGCAATATACGAAGCAGGCGGAAGAGACGAGCCACGGGTTTGTCGATTTCGTGCTCAGTATTATCCCGGATAACGTCGTCGCAGCGATGGCCAGCGGAGAATTGCTTCCGGTACTCTTCTTCGCCGTCCTGTTTGGCTTGGCGGCAGCAGGGTTAGGGGAGAAAGCCAAACCGGTGCTTTCGTTGTTTGAGCGAATCGCTGAAATTTTCTTTGGCGTCGTCAATATGGTCATGAAAGTTTCGCCGATTGCTGCATTTGGCGCGATGGCGTATACGATCGGCACGTTCGGCCTTGGCTCGCTCGTGTCGCTCGGAAAGTTGATGGGATCGGTATACATTACGATGGCGCTCTTTATTTTCGTCGTGCTCGGCGGGATTGCGAAGTTTTACGGATTTAACATCGTTAAGTTTCTTGCCTACATCAAAGAGGAGTTGTTGCTCGTTCTCGGCACGTCTTCGTCGGAATCGGCGCTGCCGCGGCTGATGGAGCGTCTCGAAAAATACGGCTGCTCGAAGTCGGTCGTTGGCCTTGTCGTTCCGACCGGGTATTCGTTTAACTTGGACGGCACATCGATTTACTTGGCGATGGCGGCCATTTTCATCGCCCAAGCATACGGCATTGACCTAACGATTTGGCAAGAGCTGACGTTGCTCGGTGTATTGATGCTTACATCAAAAGGAGCTGCAGGAGTGACGGGTTCCGGTTTCATTACGCTGGCGGCAACGTTAGCAGCGTTCCCGATGATTCCGGTTGAGGGCATTGCCTTGTTGCTCGGGGTCGACCGCTTTATGTCCGAGGCGCGGGCGATTACGAACTTGATCGGCAACGCTGTGGCGACGGTTGTCGTTTCAAAAATGGAAAATGAGTTTCATCCGAACGAAGCTGAAGTGGAGCGCGCCTCGATGAGCGTGGCCAAATAA
- the ytfL gene encoding magnesium/cobalt efflux protein CorC yields the protein MDIASLLLVAFLIACTAFFVASEFAIVKVRSSRIDQLVNEGNRRAVAAKKVISNLDGYLSANQLGITLTSLGLGWLGEPTVARMLLPLFERLHLSESVSHFLAFIVSFSLITFLHVVVGELAPKTFAIHKAEAITLFTAQPLIWFYKIMYPFIWTLNNSARLVTRLFGLKPVAEHEIAHSEEELRLILSESYKSGEINQSEYRYVNNIFRFDDRIAKEIMVPRKEIVALDINKSVKENLDIIREEKYTRYPVIDGDKDHVLGLINVKEVFTDFIANPSHDKQIKDYIRPIIQVIESIAIHDLLVKMQKERIHMAILVDEYGGTSGLVTVEDILEEIVGEIQDEFDIDETPLIQKMDDRLILDGKVLISEVNDLLGLDIDDDDVDTIGGWILTKHYDIKPGESVEIDGHLFTVKEMDGHHVKSLEVAKKEPSKEEEAAGAEEEELRL from the coding sequence TTGGATATAGCCAGTTTGCTGTTGGTGGCGTTTCTCATCGCTTGCACCGCCTTTTTTGTCGCTTCTGAATTTGCGATCGTCAAGGTGCGCAGCTCGCGCATCGATCAACTTGTCAATGAAGGGAATCGACGGGCGGTCGCGGCGAAAAAAGTGATTTCGAATTTGGACGGCTATTTATCGGCGAACCAGCTCGGCATTACGCTCACCTCGCTTGGCCTTGGCTGGCTGGGGGAGCCGACGGTGGCGCGGATGTTGCTGCCGCTGTTTGAACGCCTCCATCTATCGGAATCTGTCTCCCATTTTTTAGCGTTTATCGTTTCGTTTTCGCTCATCACCTTTTTGCATGTTGTCGTCGGTGAATTAGCGCCGAAGACGTTTGCCATTCATAAGGCGGAAGCGATTACGCTGTTTACGGCTCAGCCGCTCATTTGGTTTTATAAAATCATGTATCCATTCATTTGGACGCTCAACAACTCTGCGCGGCTTGTGACGCGCCTGTTTGGCCTCAAGCCGGTGGCGGAGCATGAAATCGCCCACTCTGAGGAGGAGTTGCGCCTCATTTTATCCGAAAGCTACAAAAGCGGGGAGATCAATCAGTCAGAGTACCGCTATGTCAATAACATTTTTCGTTTTGACGACCGCATCGCGAAAGAAATTATGGTGCCGCGCAAAGAAATTGTGGCGCTCGATATTAACAAAAGCGTCAAGGAAAACTTGGACATCATTCGCGAAGAAAAGTATACGCGCTACCCGGTCATTGACGGCGATAAAGACCATGTGCTTGGACTCATCAACGTGAAAGAGGTGTTTACGGACTTTATTGCCAATCCGTCCCATGATAAACAGATCAAAGACTATATCCGCCCGATCATTCAAGTGATTGAATCGATCGCCATTCACGATTTGTTGGTCAAAATGCAAAAAGAACGCATCCATATGGCGATTTTGGTCGATGAATACGGCGGCACGTCTGGACTGGTTACAGTCGAGGACATTTTGGAAGAAATCGTTGGCGAAATCCAAGATGAGTTTGATATTGATGAAACGCCGCTGATTCAAAAAATGGACGATCGATTGATCTTGGATGGCAAAGTGTTGATCAGCGAAGTGAATGACTTGCTTGGGCTGGACATTGACGATGATGACGTCGATACGATCGGCGGCTGGATTTTAACGAAGCATTATGATATCAAACCAGGCGAGAGTGTAGAAATCGATGGCCACTTGTTTACGGTGAAGGAAATGGATGGCCATCATGTGAAATCGCTGGAAGTGGCAAAAAAAGAGCCGAGCAAAGAGGAGGAGGCGGCAGGCGCCGAAGAGGAGGAGTTGCGTTTGTAA
- the pgcA_2 gene encoding Phosphoglucomutase, which translates to MEWRQKYEQWLREPQLDPELKRLLEQRRHDERWLEDCFYKNLEFGTGGMRGEIGPGTNRMNMYTVRKASEGLARYIQSFGDEAKQRGVVIAYDSRHKSPEFAMEAAKTLATNGIQTYVFDELRPTPELSFAVRYLRAFAGIVITASHNPPEYNGYKVYGEDGGQLPPAVADQVIRYVNEVENELAIHVEDEETLREKGLIRIIGSEVDDAYIHAVKTISIHPELAREAAINIVFTPLHGTSNKPVRRALAELGYQNVFVVKEQELPDPNFSTVASPNPEEHAAFAMAMELGKQVNADLLIATDPDADRMGVAVTNDKGNYVVLTGNQTGGLLLHYLLSQRKAQGTLPENGVVLKTIVTSEFGRAIAQSFGLETVDTLTGFKFIGEKMKEYEQTGQYAFQFGYEESYGYLIGGFVRDKDAVQAAVLAAEVCAFYKKQGLSLYEALLQLFDQYGYYREGQRSLTLKGKEGAEAIAAILASFRQQPPVEAAGKKVTVIEDYKTKERTNTLTGEKTAIDLPTSNVLKYILEDGSWFCLRPSGTEPKMKAYFGVKGISLQDSEEKLARLSDAVMQRVHDVLRAVSPSYIQ; encoded by the coding sequence ATGGAGTGGAGACAAAAATACGAACAATGGCTGCGTGAGCCGCAGCTCGATCCGGAATTGAAGCGGTTGTTGGAACAACGCCGCCATGATGAACGATGGCTGGAGGATTGCTTTTACAAAAATCTCGAATTCGGCACCGGCGGCATGCGCGGTGAGATTGGACCGGGAACGAACCGAATGAACATGTATACGGTGCGAAAAGCGTCGGAAGGATTGGCGCGATACATACAATCGTTTGGGGATGAGGCGAAGCAACGCGGGGTCGTCATTGCCTATGACTCCCGGCATAAGTCGCCGGAATTTGCGATGGAGGCAGCGAAAACGTTGGCTACGAACGGCATTCAAACATACGTGTTTGATGAATTGCGTCCAACGCCGGAACTGTCGTTTGCTGTTCGCTATTTGCGGGCGTTTGCCGGCATTGTCATCACCGCTAGCCATAATCCGCCCGAATATAACGGCTATAAAGTGTATGGAGAGGACGGGGGACAGCTGCCGCCTGCTGTCGCCGACCAAGTGATCCGCTATGTCAATGAAGTCGAAAATGAGCTCGCCATTCATGTGGAAGATGAGGAAACGTTAAGAGAAAAAGGCCTTATTCGCATCATCGGAAGCGAAGTCGATGATGCTTATATCCATGCGGTCAAAACGATTTCCATCCATCCGGAGCTCGCTCGGGAAGCGGCGATCAATATCGTGTTTACGCCGCTTCACGGCACGTCAAACAAACCGGTGCGCCGCGCGCTCGCTGAGCTCGGCTACCAAAACGTCTTTGTCGTCAAAGAGCAGGAGCTGCCGGATCCGAATTTCTCGACGGTCGCCTCGCCCAATCCGGAAGAACACGCTGCCTTCGCTATGGCGATGGAGTTGGGCAAGCAAGTGAACGCCGATCTGTTGATCGCCACTGACCCGGATGCCGACCGGATGGGAGTGGCGGTTACAAATGACAAGGGAAACTATGTCGTGCTGACCGGCAATCAAACCGGCGGCTTGTTGCTCCACTATTTGCTGTCGCAACGAAAAGCTCAAGGCACTCTGCCGGAAAATGGTGTTGTCTTAAAAACGATCGTGACGTCTGAATTTGGTCGGGCGATCGCCCAATCGTTTGGTCTTGAGACGGTCGATACGTTGACCGGTTTCAAATTCATCGGCGAAAAAATGAAGGAATACGAACAAACAGGGCAATATGCGTTCCAGTTCGGATATGAGGAAAGCTATGGGTATCTGATCGGCGGTTTTGTCCGCGACAAAGATGCCGTGCAGGCGGCTGTCCTCGCGGCGGAAGTGTGCGCGTTTTATAAAAAGCAAGGGCTATCGTTGTATGAGGCGCTCTTGCAATTGTTTGACCAGTACGGCTATTATCGCGAGGGACAACGATCGCTCACGCTGAAAGGCAAAGAAGGAGCAGAGGCGATTGCCGCGATTTTAGCGTCGTTCCGCCAACAGCCGCCGGTGGAGGCCGCGGGGAAAAAGGTGACGGTGATTGAGGATTACAAAACGAAAGAGCGGACGAACACGTTGACCGGCGAAAAAACGGCCATTGATTTGCCGACATCCAATGTGCTCAAGTATATCTTGGAGGATGGCTCGTGGTTTTGTCTGCGTCCATCAGGGACGGAGCCGAAAATGAAGGCATACTTCGGCGTGAAGGGGATTTCGTTGCAAGACAGCGAGGAAAAATTGGCGCGTCTTTCCGACGCGGTCATGCAACGGGTGCACGATGTGCTGCGAGCCGTTTCGCCTTCGTACATTCAATGA
- a CDS encoding Thioredoxin-related protein, with the protein MKKLLAFGGIIVVLFAAISFITMYEQKEAASNNPYHKSELNPATIAQLDDPNYRNIILPAELKQQLADGKTLTVYFYSPTCPHCQRTTPIVIPLAKQLGIDLKLFNLLEFEDGWDIYHIEATPTIVHYENGKEAKRIEGYHDEETFRRWFASLPMPKK; encoded by the coding sequence TTGAAAAAACTGCTCGCATTTGGCGGCATCATTGTCGTCCTGTTCGCTGCGATCTCGTTTATTACGATGTACGAACAAAAAGAAGCCGCAAGCAACAATCCTTACCATAAAAGCGAGCTCAACCCAGCCACCATCGCCCAACTTGACGACCCGAACTACCGCAACATTATTTTGCCCGCGGAGTTGAAACAGCAACTGGCTGACGGCAAGACGCTGACCGTCTACTTTTACAGCCCGACATGCCCTCACTGCCAGCGGACAACGCCGATCGTCATTCCTTTGGCGAAACAGCTGGGCATCGACTTAAAATTGTTCAACTTGCTCGAATTTGAAGACGGTTGGGACATATACCATATTGAAGCAACCCCGACCATTGTCCATTATGAAAACGGCAAAGAGGCAAAACGCATCGAAGGATACCATGATGAGGAAACGTTCCGCCGATGGTTTGCCTCACTGCCAATGCCAAAAAAATAA
- a CDS encoding Putative neutral zinc metallopeptidase: MLFHPMDIFIFIAFLISLWAQWKVSSNFNAWSEVPASSGLTGAEVARMILDRHGLHYVPVEVVPGRLSDHYDPISRTVRLSEPVFYGRSIASISVAAHEVGHAVQHQQGYAALVLRHRMFPIVNFASGVAPLLLLVGFVLHQFSLIGLGILFFSLAVAFQIITLPVEFNASARAKRFMLAEGLIAPNEARGVNKVLGAAALTYVAATLIAVFELLKYVLIFTQGNNNEES; encoded by the coding sequence ATGCTATTCCATCCGATGGATATTTTCATTTTTATCGCCTTCCTGATATCGCTTTGGGCGCAATGGAAGGTATCAAGCAATTTCAATGCCTGGTCTGAAGTTCCAGCCTCATCGGGGTTGACGGGGGCGGAAGTGGCGCGCATGATTTTAGACCGCCACGGGTTGCACTATGTGCCGGTGGAGGTCGTGCCAGGGAGATTGTCCGACCATTATGATCCGATTTCCCGCACGGTCCGTTTGTCGGAGCCGGTCTTTTATGGGCGTTCAATCGCTTCCATTTCCGTTGCCGCCCACGAGGTTGGCCATGCCGTTCAACACCAGCAAGGCTACGCGGCGCTCGTCCTTCGCCACCGGATGTTTCCGATTGTGAACTTCGCTTCGGGCGTTGCGCCGTTGTTGTTGCTCGTTGGATTTGTGCTCCATCAATTTTCGCTGATTGGACTCGGCATTTTGTTTTTCTCGCTGGCGGTGGCCTTCCAAATCATTACCTTGCCGGTGGAGTTTAACGCGAGCGCACGGGCGAAGCGGTTTATGCTGGCTGAAGGGTTGATCGCCCCAAATGAAGCGCGCGGCGTAAACAAAGTGCTTGGCGCGGCGGCGCTGACATACGTCGCGGCAACGTTGATCGCCGTGTTTGAATTGCTGAAATATGTGCTCATTTTCACCCAAGGGAACAATAATGAGGAATCGTAA
- a CDS encoding Hypoxic response protein 1, producing MTNNSGNKVQDIMTKNVATISPNQTVQEAAQIMSQKNIGALPVVENGQVKGMITDRDITLRVSSQGKDPSTVKVAEVMTNQVVTGTPNMSVQEAANVMAQHQVRRLPIVENNQLQGIVALGDIATNSASNEAAEQALTNISEPSQPQG from the coding sequence TTGACGAACAACAGCGGAAACAAAGTGCAGGACATTATGACGAAAAACGTCGCAACGATTTCGCCGAACCAAACGGTGCAAGAAGCAGCGCAAATCATGAGCCAAAAAAATATTGGGGCGCTTCCGGTTGTGGAAAACGGGCAAGTCAAAGGGATGATTACGGACCGCGATATTACGTTGCGTGTTTCGTCCCAAGGAAAAGACCCGTCGACCGTCAAAGTAGCGGAGGTCATGACGAACCAAGTCGTCACCGGTACGCCGAATATGAGCGTACAGGAAGCCGCGAATGTCATGGCCCAACATCAAGTTCGCCGTTTGCCGATCGTGGAAAACAACCAGCTTCAAGGCATTGTTGCGCTAGGCGATATTGCGACGAACAGCGCATCAAACGAAGCGGCTGAACAGGCGTTGACGAACATTTCGGAGCCGTCGCAGCCGCAAGGGTAA
- the yvgN gene encoding Glyoxal reductase: MNGLQDCATLHNGVKMPWVGLGVYKVKEGEEVRSAVRTALEIGYRHVDTAAFYENEEGVGQAIRESGIPREQVFVTTKVWNTDQGYETTLKAFDKSLKKLGFDYVDLYLVHWPVKGKYKETYKALEKLYKDGYVRAIGVSNFQIHHLQDVLADCEIKPMVNQVEYHPRLTQKELQAFCRENGIQLEAWSPLMRGEILTEPTIVEIGKKYGKTPAQVVLRWDLQHGVVTIPKSVTPARIKENADIFDFSLTDEEMKQIDALNLNKRVGPDPDNFDF, from the coding sequence ATGAACGGCCTGCAAGATTGCGCCACTTTGCATAACGGGGTGAAAATGCCTTGGGTCGGCCTTGGCGTTTATAAAGTCAAAGAAGGGGAGGAAGTAAGAAGCGCGGTGCGCACCGCGCTCGAGATCGGCTACCGCCACGTCGATACAGCCGCTTTTTATGAAAACGAAGAAGGTGTCGGTCAAGCGATCCGTGAATCCGGCATTCCGCGCGAGCAAGTATTTGTGACGACGAAAGTATGGAACACCGACCAAGGGTATGAGACAACGCTGAAGGCGTTTGACAAAAGTTTGAAAAAACTCGGGTTCGATTATGTCGACTTGTATTTGGTCCACTGGCCGGTGAAAGGGAAGTATAAAGAGACGTACAAAGCGCTGGAAAAGCTGTATAAAGACGGCTATGTGCGCGCGATTGGCGTCAGCAACTTCCAAATTCACCATTTGCAAGATGTGCTGGCTGACTGCGAAATTAAGCCGATGGTCAACCAAGTCGAGTACCATCCGCGCTTAACGCAAAAAGAGCTGCAGGCGTTTTGCCGGGAAAACGGCATCCAGCTTGAGGCATGGTCGCCGCTCATGCGCGGGGAAATTTTAACCGAACCGACAATCGTTGAAATTGGCAAAAAATACGGGAAAACGCCAGCGCAAGTCGTGTTGCGTTGGGATTTGCAGCACGGCGTCGTGACGATCCCGAAATCGGTGACGCCGGCGCGGATCAAGGAAAACGCTGATATTTTTGATTTCTCGCTGACCGACGAAGAAATGAAACAGATCGACGCGTTGAACTTGAACAAACGGGTCGGTCCTGACCCAGACAATTTCGATTTTTGA
- the dedA gene encoding SNARE associated Golgi protein → MNAQRPIFICGPLAYNGHIQEIAAKRGGHLQHYLHYLIEHFGYIGIMVSLMLGIVGLPIPDELLLTYAGYRVSTGAFSYPLAFLACWFGAIAGISLSYILGITLGLPFLHKFGAKFHLTEKRLEQTKALFSKCGPAVLFICYFIPGVRHLAAFWAGTNAYRLRKFALFAYSGAMVWVAVFLTIGAYFESRWMAVKQSIHAYRPFLFPIFLAALGFAILYWYMQQKRKTPV, encoded by the coding sequence ATGAACGCGCAGCGCCCCATTTTCATTTGTGGACCGTTGGCTTATAATGGTCATATACAAGAAATCGCGGCAAAGCGTGGTGGTCATTTGCAGCACTATTTGCATTATCTTATCGAACACTTCGGCTACATCGGCATTATGGTTTCGCTCATGCTCGGCATCGTCGGATTGCCGATTCCAGATGAATTGCTGTTGACGTATGCCGGCTATCGCGTCTCAACCGGCGCCTTTTCGTATCCGCTCGCCTTTCTCGCCTGTTGGTTCGGGGCGATCGCAGGCATTTCACTCAGTTATATCCTTGGCATCACATTAGGGCTGCCGTTTTTGCATAAATTCGGTGCCAAATTCCATCTAACCGAGAAACGGCTCGAGCAAACGAAAGCGCTATTCTCGAAGTGCGGCCCGGCGGTATTATTCATTTGCTATTTCATCCCAGGCGTTCGGCATCTCGCCGCCTTTTGGGCCGGCACAAACGCCTACCGTTTGAGAAAGTTTGCCTTGTTTGCCTACAGCGGGGCGATGGTGTGGGTCGCCGTCTTTTTAACGATCGGCGCCTATTTCGAAAGCCGCTGGATGGCCGTCAAGCAGTCCATCCACGCCTACCGTCCGTTCTTATTTCCCATCTTTTTGGCCGCTCTTGGCTTCGCCATCCTTTATTGGTACATGCAACAAAAGCGGAAAACACCGGTGTAA
- a CDS encoding SpoVR family protein: MRQDELKELERAIAEITEIAEGFGLDFYPMRYEICPADIIYTFGAYGMPTRFSHWSFGKQFYKMKLHYDLGLSKIYELVINSDPCYAFLLDTNTLIQNKLIVAHVLAHSDFFKNNVRFSNTKRDMVESMAATAERIKHYEHQYGKWEVEKFLDAVLAIQEHIDPSLLRPKLSWTWEDTEVYEEEEPPKTSTPYDDLWSLDERNKLKTPPRKKRRKFPPQPEKDVLLFIEEYSRELEDWQRDILTMMREEMLYFWPQLETKIMNEGWASFRKGA; this comes from the coding sequence ATGCGGCAGGACGAGCTGAAAGAGCTGGAACGAGCGATTGCGGAGATTACAGAAATCGCAGAAGGATTTGGGTTGGACTTTTACCCGATGCGCTATGAGATTTGCCCGGCTGACATTATTTATACATTTGGCGCTTATGGGATGCCGACGCGGTTTTCCCACTGGAGTTTCGGGAAACAGTTTTACAAAATGAAGCTCCATTATGACTTAGGATTAAGCAAAATTTACGAACTTGTCATTAACTCGGATCCTTGTTATGCATTTTTGCTCGATACGAATACACTGATCCAAAATAAGCTAATTGTCGCCCATGTGTTGGCCCACAGCGACTTTTTCAAAAACAACGTCCGCTTCAGCAACACGAAGCGCGATATGGTCGAGAGCATGGCGGCGACAGCAGAGCGGATCAAACATTACGAGCACCAATACGGAAAATGGGAAGTGGAAAAGTTTCTGGATGCCGTCTTAGCCATTCAGGAGCATATCGATCCGTCGCTGTTGCGGCCAAAGCTGTCATGGACGTGGGAAGATACGGAAGTGTACGAAGAGGAGGAGCCTCCGAAAACATCGACGCCGTACGACGATTTATGGTCGCTTGACGAGCGAAACAAACTGAAAACGCCGCCGCGAAAAAAACGGCGCAAGTTTCCGCCGCAACCGGAAAAAGATGTGCTATTGTTCATCGAAGAATACAGCCGTGAACTGGAGGACTGGCAGCGCGACATTTTGACGATGATGCGCGAGGAAATGCTCTATTTTTGGCCGCAGCTAGAGACAAAAATCATGAACGAAGGCTGGGCTTCGTTTCGCAAAGGAGCTTAA
- the rluD_3 gene encoding Ribosomal large subunit pseudouridine synthase D: MWTRKGDWLECIIPSWWSGLTIEQLLKDVWSASKKLAHRWRMEHGVKLNGQAVPWKTVLNERDRLQLYAYEPEPSFIVPEYRELSILWEDDHLLVLNKEAGIDIHPSEPGQTGTLANAVAFYLQSQAILTKVRHIHRLDRDTSGAILFAKHPLAGATLDWMLAHRAIKRTYVALVHGRLSPESGTISAPIGRDRHHPTRRRVSKTGTKAVTHYRVIKTFPSTSLVELSLETGRTHQIRVHLAHLGHPLVGDTLYGGQPIFHRHALHAAKLTFRHPFTNEEVICLAPTSDFPTDLSRIYN; the protein is encoded by the coding sequence TTGTGGACAAGAAAAGGCGATTGGCTGGAATGCATCATCCCTAGCTGGTGGAGCGGTTTGACGATTGAACAGCTCCTGAAAGACGTATGGTCCGCCTCGAAAAAGCTCGCCCACCGTTGGCGGATGGAACACGGCGTCAAACTGAACGGCCAGGCTGTTCCCTGGAAGACGGTGCTCAACGAACGCGACCGGCTTCAGCTTTACGCATATGAGCCGGAGCCGTCGTTCATCGTTCCAGAATATCGGGAGCTTTCGATTTTATGGGAGGACGACCATCTGCTCGTCTTGAACAAAGAAGCCGGCATCGACATTCATCCGTCCGAACCGGGGCAAACCGGCACGCTCGCCAATGCGGTCGCGTTTTATTTGCAGTCGCAGGCAATTTTAACAAAAGTGCGCCACATTCATCGGCTCGACCGCGACACGTCGGGAGCGATTTTATTTGCCAAACACCCGCTTGCCGGTGCGACGCTCGATTGGATGCTCGCCCACCGTGCCATCAAGCGGACGTACGTCGCCCTTGTTCACGGTCGTTTGTCCCCGGAATCAGGAACCATTTCCGCGCCAATCGGCCGCGACCGCCACCATCCAACGCGCCGGCGCGTCTCGAAGACGGGGACAAAAGCGGTGACACACTATCGCGTCATCAAAACATTCCCGTCAACATCGCTTGTCGAGCTTTCTCTCGAGACTGGACGGACGCACCAAATCCGCGTCCATTTGGCCCATCTCGGCCATCCGCTCGTCGGCGACACGCTTTACGGCGGCCAGCCGATATTTCATCGTCATGCGCTGCATGCCGCTAAGCTAACGTTCCGCCACCCGTTTACAAACGAAGAGGTCATTTGTCTCGCGCCAACAAGCGATTTTCCCACCGACCTTTCGCGCATTTACAATTGA
- the bdbC gene encoding Thiol-disulfide oxidoreductase C, which produces MEQEKRAEHLLLAAWATALIATLGSLYFSEVLGYIPCDLCWFQRIFMYPQVIILGIAIVRKDAAAARYSFTLSLIGGGISLYHYGLQKIPLLQEYAIRCGRIPCTGQYINWLGFITIPFLAFTAFMIIILLSWTVMRQQRKESER; this is translated from the coding sequence ATGGAACAAGAAAAACGCGCGGAACACTTGCTTTTGGCGGCATGGGCGACTGCGCTCATCGCCACCCTCGGAAGCCTTTATTTTTCGGAGGTGCTTGGGTACATTCCGTGCGACCTGTGCTGGTTTCAACGCATTTTTATGTATCCGCAAGTCATCATTTTAGGAATCGCCATCGTGCGCAAAGACGCTGCGGCAGCTCGCTATAGCTTCACACTTTCATTGATTGGCGGGGGTATTTCTCTGTATCATTACGGATTGCAAAAAATTCCGCTTCTTCAAGAATACGCCATCAGATGCGGCCGCATTCCGTGCACAGGGCAATATATAAACTGGCTTGGATTTATCACCATTCCATTTTTGGCGTTCACTGCCTTTATGATCATTATTTTGTTAAGTTGGACCGTCATGCGCCAGCAAAGAAAGGAGAGCGAACGTTGA